One Romboutsia sp. 13368 genomic window carries:
- the rlmH gene encoding 23S rRNA (pseudouridine(1915)-N(3))-methyltransferase RlmH, which yields MNITVIGVGKIKEKYLKLGLDEFSKRLSKYSKLDIIELDDEKCPENLSEKDMLIVKDKEGKKILSKIKNNSYVIALAIDGKNLSSEELADTMSKLAVRGNSHITFVIGGSLGLSDEVLKRADYKLSFSKMTFPHQLMRLILLEQVYRAFRINNNEPYHK from the coding sequence ATGAATATAACTGTAATCGGAGTAGGTAAAATTAAAGAAAAGTACTTAAAGTTAGGATTAGATGAATTTTCTAAAAGATTAAGTAAGTACAGTAAATTAGATATTATAGAACTTGATGATGAAAAGTGTCCTGAAAATTTAAGTGAAAAGGACATGCTTATAGTTAAGGATAAGGAAGGTAAAAAGATTCTTAGTAAGATAAAGAATAATAGTTATGTTATAGCTTTAGCTATAGATGGCAAGAATTTATCTTCAGAAGAACTAGCAGATACAATGAGTAAGTTAGCTGTTAGAGGTAATAGCCATATAACTTTTGTTATAGGTGGATCATTAGGTCTTTCAGATGAGGTTTTAAAAAGAGCGGATTATAAGTTATCTTTTTCTAAGATGACATTCCCTCATCAGTTAATGAGGCTTATACTATTAGAACAGGTTTATAGAGCATTTAGAATTAATAATAATGAACCGTACCATAAGTAA
- a CDS encoding MBL fold metallo-hydrolase — protein sequence MMKYCSIGSGSSGNCHYIGYKDTNILVDAGLSGKRITTGLEDINIDIESLKGIFITHEHSDHIKGAGIISRKYDIPIFANVKTWCAMKDKLGDIKDSNMKVFENDRSYSLGDLIIRPFSISHDASDAVGYNFYAENEKMSIATDIGMITDNIRRHLYKSKLVVLESNYDPNMLMMGSYPYALKKRVMSDTGHLSNEDAAKFCIDLVKEGTERILLAHLSKENNFPELAYETSKSILAQNDIIIGQDIKLDVLLREEVSDIYKVK from the coding sequence ATGATGAAATATTGTTCAATAGGAAGCGGAAGTAGTGGAAATTGCCACTATATAGGATATAAAGATACCAACATACTAGTAGATGCAGGCCTTAGTGGAAAAAGAATAACTACAGGTCTTGAAGATATAAATATAGATATAGAAAGTTTAAAAGGGATATTTATTACACATGAGCACTCAGACCATATAAAAGGAGCGGGTATAATTTCTAGGAAATATGATATACCTATATTTGCAAATGTGAAGACATGGTGTGCTATGAAAGACAAGCTTGGAGATATAAAAGATAGCAATATGAAAGTATTTGAAAATGATAGAAGTTATTCTTTAGGGGATTTAATAATAAGACCTTTTTCAATATCTCACGATGCATCTGATGCAGTAGGGTATAATTTTTATGCAGAAAATGAAAAGATGTCTATAGCTACAGACATAGGAATGATAACTGATAATATAAGAAGACACTTATATAAATCAAAATTAGTTGTGCTAGAATCAAATTATGACCCTAATATGCTTATGATGGGATCATATCCATATGCATTAAAGAAGAGGGTAATGTCAGATACAGGCCATTTATCTAATGAAGATGCAGCCAAATTCTGTATAGACCTTGTAAAGGAAGGTACAGAAAGAATATTATTAGCTCACTTAAGTAAAGAAAATAACTTCCCAGAGTTAGCATATGAAACATCTAAATCTATATTAGCTCAAAATGATATAATAATAGGACAAGATATAAAGTTAGATGTTTTATTAAGAGAAGAAGTATCTGATATATACAAAGTTAAGTAG
- a CDS encoding M1 family metallopeptidase, with the protein MIINFTKKVRKTTGIMVALLVVVGCGVYLYQSKNLVQTLNXEENNSINKYIMDVIFDDESKRLMCNQNIEYINNTNLTLDKVYFHIYPNAFSKKEFAPFEKDEMSQAYPNGFNEGYIDIKNVLNNNNKLEYEIKGEKNDLLEVKIGRQLKPGEKISIDMKFNVKIPNSEGRFGYGENTINITNWFPIACVHDDRGWNLKGYETVGDPFYSDTSDFYVKLLIPKKYKIGCTGNIISEKSDSEKAFYEIQAKKVRDFAFILSDKFKVKKETYKGVDISTYNLNENLAIESTKIAKDSISIFSDLFGEYPYDTYSVIASDFFIGGMEYPTLVMIDQTLYNEKDKFLLEYVIAHETAHQWWYSVVGNDEISEPWLDEALTEYSTVLYFEEKYGKEVASKLIKTMEIQTKNHSSENIFKPTTKYKNSIDYSLNVYTKGALAFNEVRNKVGDEIFFETLKEYYSTYMYKNVNGAKFVDLWNKKGVDIDKIISEYK; encoded by the coding sequence ATGATAATAAACTTTACTAAGAAGGTAAGAAAAACAACAGGAATAATGGTAGCTTTATTAGTGGTTGTAGGATGTGGAGTATATTTATATCAAAGCAAAAATTTAGTACAAACATTAAATAMTGAAGAAAATAATAGCATAAATAAATATATTATGGATGTTATATTTGATGATGAAAGTAAAAGGCTTATGTGTAATCAGAATATAGAGTACATAAATAATACAAATTTAACTTTAGATAAAGTATATTTCCACATATATCCAAATGCTTTTTCGAAAAAGGAATTTGCTCCTTTTGAAAAAGATGAAATGAGTCAAGCCTATCCAAATGGGTTTAATGAAGGCTATATAGACATAAAAAATGTTTTAAATAATAATAACAAGTTAGAATATGAAATAAAAGGTGAAAAAAATGATTTGCTAGAAGTAAAAATAGGTAGACAATTAAAGCCAGGAGAAAAAATATCTATAGATATGAAATTTAATGTAAAAATACCTAACTCAGAAGGAAGATTTGGGTATGGAGAAAATACTATAAATATAACTAATTGGTTTCCTATAGCATGTGTTCATGATGATAGAGGATGGAACTTAAAAGGTTATGAGACTGTAGGTGATCCATTCTATAGTGATACAAGTGATTTCTATGTTAAATTACTAATTCCTAAAAAATATAAAATAGGTTGCACAGGTAACATTATTTCTGAAAAGTCTGATTCTGAAAAAGCATTTTATGAAATACAAGCAAAAAAGGTTAGAGATTTTGCATTCATTTTAAGTGATAAATTTAAAGTTAAAAAAGAGACATATAAAGGTGTTGATATAAGTACATATAATTTAAATGAAAATCTAGCTATAGAGTCAACAAAAATAGCTAAAGATTCTATCAGTATTTTCAGTGATTTATTTGGTGAATATCCTTATGATACATATTCAGTGATAGCAAGTGATTTTTTCATAGGTGGTATGGAATACCCTACATTAGTAATGATTGACCAAACTTTATATAATGAAAAAGATAAATTTTTACTTGAATACGTAATTGCACATGAAACAGCTCATCAATGGTGGTATTCTGTTGTAGGAAATGACGAAATAAGCGAACCTTGGTTAGATGAAGCACTTACAGAATATTCAACTGTTCTTTATTTTGAAGAAAAATACGGGAAAGAAGTTGCCTCTAAATTGATAAAAACTATGGAAATACAGACTAAAAATCATTCAAGTGAAAATATATTTAAACCAACAACAAAATATAAAAATTCTATAGATTATAGCTTAAATGTATACACTAAGGGTGCATTAGCATTTAATGAAGTAAGAAATAAAGTAGGCGATGAAATATTTTTTGAAACATTAAAAGAATATTATAGTACATATATGTACAAAAATGTTAATGGAGCTAAGTTTGTTGATTTATGGAATAAAAAAGGTGTAGATATAGATAAAATTATAAGTGAATATAAGTAA
- a CDS encoding DnaD domain protein: MFFKEVNEIDLGETTIANIFIDIFMPMANGLYVKVYLLGYRQACDPNSNPKFDNNSIAKNLNIPLSDVIDAWKFWQNKNIIKMHKNEGLDDFDYSIEFLDLKRFYMDNMHVNTKSIKSNSDSIVSVSENPNVRKMFTTINKIVGRYLDPGEKISILEIMNKYNMDPDMIVCAYEYVRDKHGSSRPVKYIESILRGWYDSNLFTPQDVKDSFIVRSERYMMYKTIFNELGFYRQPSKPEERIMDSWFDRYNMDIEVILSACSRAKNTSNPSISYINGIIEKWKKSDVKTLDDIKKLDEEFKKKSDDKKQVFKNTKSSEPTVKTRFHNINQTFAKYTPEELEKMLQESQKNKFK, encoded by the coding sequence ATGTTTTTCAAAGAAGTCAATGAAATAGATTTAGGTGAAACTACTATTGCCAATATCTTTATAGATATATTTATGCCTATGGCTAATGGATTATACGTTAAAGTTTATCTTCTAGGTTATAGACAAGCATGTGACCCTAACTCTAATCCTAAGTTTGATAATAATTCAATTGCTAAAAATTTAAATATACCTCTTTCTGATGTAATAGATGCATGGAAATTCTGGCAAAACAAGAATATTATTAAAATGCATAAAAACGAGGGGCTAGATGATTTTGACTATTCGATAGAATTTTTAGACTTAAAAAGATTTTATATGGATAATATGCATGTAAATACTAAGTCTATAAAATCTAATAGTGATAGTATAGTTTCTGTTTCAGAAAACCCTAATGTCAGAAAGATGTTTACTACTATAAATAAAATAGTTGGAAGATATCTTGATCCAGGTGAAAAGATTAGTATTTTAGAAATAATGAATAAATATAATATGGATCCAGATATGATAGTATGTGCATATGAATATGTAAGAGATAAGCATGGTTCTTCTAGACCTGTTAAATACATTGAATCTATTCTTCGAGGATGGTATGATTCTAATTTATTTACTCCTCAAGATGTTAAAGATAGTTTTATAGTAAGAAGTGAAAGATATATGATGTATAAAACAATATTTAATGAACTTGGATTTTATAGACAACCATCTAAGCCTGAAGAAAGAATTATGGATAGCTGGTTTGATAGATATAATATGGACATTGAGGTTATATTATCTGCATGTTCTAGAGCTAAAAATACATCAAATCCATCTATATCTTATATAAATGGTATTATTGAAAAGTGGAAAAAATCCGATGTAAAAACTTTAGATGATATAAAAAAATTAGATGAAGAGTTTAAAAAGAAATCAGATGATAAAAAACAAGTATTTAAAAATACTAAGTCATCTGAACCTACAGTAAAAACTAGATTCCATAATATAAATCAAACATTTGCAAAATATACACCTGAAGAACTAGAAAAAATGTTACAAGAAAGCCAAAAAAATAAATTTAAATAG
- a CDS encoding ATP-binding protein, which produces MIESKIREILVSYQKKRDKAESELELRKNDVYSQIPEFKKIDDEISKVGLQLAKSVLQNPSNKEDIILESKQKMDNLRKHKEDLLIKYKVPTGYLELQHDCNVCKDKGFLENGQKCNCLKQQIINEAYKMSNISRMLEKENFTTLDTSIFSSEKDPESNISPQQNMLQIVSICESFVLDFDKDNGENLLFYGDTGLGKTFMCNCIAKSLLDRGNLVIYQTAFKMFEIIEEYKFKNTDNHISKANYENLFDCDLLIIDDLGTELTNSFTNSELFNILNTRLLSGKKTIISTNLSPMQLGSNYAQRIFSRIFDRFKMVKFLGRDLRWESKK; this is translated from the coding sequence ATGATAGAATCCAAAATAAGAGAAATACTTGTTTCTTATCAAAAGAAACGAGATAAAGCAGAATCAGAATTAGAATTAAGAAAAAATGATGTATATTCCCAAATTCCAGAATTCAAAAAAATAGATGATGAAATAAGTAAAGTTGGCCTACAATTAGCTAAGTCAGTATTACAAAATCCATCTAATAAAGAAGATATAATACTAGAATCTAAGCAAAAGATGGATAATTTAAGAAAACATAAAGAAGATTTACTAATAAAATATAAAGTACCAACTGGATATCTTGAATTACAGCATGATTGTAATGTTTGTAAAGATAAAGGTTTCTTAGAAAATGGTCAAAAATGCAACTGTTTAAAACAGCAAATAATAAACGAGGCCTATAAAATGTCTAATATATCTAGGATGCTTGAAAAAGAAAACTTTACAACTTTAGATACAAGTATATTTTCTTCTGAAAAAGATCCAGAATCTAATATATCTCCACAGCAGAATATGCTACAAATAGTATCTATATGTGAATCATTTGTATTAGATTTTGATAAAGATAATGGAGAAAATTTATTATTTTATGGAGATACTGGACTTGGAAAAACATTTATGTGTAATTGTATAGCAAAATCACTTTTAGATAGAGGAAATCTTGTTATATATCAAACGGCATTTAAAATGTTTGAAATTATTGAAGAATATAAATTTAAAAATACAGATAATCATATCTCTAAAGCAAATTATGAAAATTTATTTGACTGTGATTTATTAATAATTGATGATTTAGGAACTGAACTTACAAATTCATTTACAAACAGTGAATTATTTAATATATTAAACACTAGACTTTTATCTGGAAAGAAAACAATTATATCTACAAACTTATCTCCTATGCAGTTAGGTTCTAACTATGCACAAAGGATATTCTCAAGGATATTTGATAGATTTAAAATGGTTAAGTTTTTAGGTAGAGATTTAAGATGGGAAAGCAAGAAATAG
- a CDS encoding adenylosuccinate synthase, with amino-acid sequence MKTVAVVGSQWGDEGKGKVIDYLATQADVVIRGQGGNNAGHTLVVDGKKFALRLIPSGVLNPNTINVIGNGIVFDPQGFLEEIEMLKKDNIDTSNIKISDRAHIVFPYHKELDALAEEARGDNKIGTTKKGIGPCYMDKTERSGIRICDLMDKDVFAKKLKSQVDAKNKLVQGVYGKEAMFDFETIYNEYLGYADQIRDNVADTSVIVYDAIKAGKKVLFEGAQGTLLDLDLGTYPFVTSSHPISGGFAVGAGVGPNMIKDVVGIVKAYTTRVGEGPFVTELDNEVGEEIRVKGREFGTVTGRARRCGWFDAVIVRYAARVNGLTSISLMLLDVLTGFDKIQVCTAYKMGDKIIKDFPASLEDLAKCEPIYEELEGWSEDITTVERFEDLPENAKKYVAKIEELVGVNVDMVSVGPNRAQTIVRKNIF; translated from the coding sequence ATGAAAACAGTTGCAGTAGTAGGTTCTCAATGGGGAGACGAAGGAAAAGGTAAAGTTATAGATTACCTTGCGACACAAGCAGATGTAGTAATAAGAGGACAAGGTGGAAATAATGCTGGACATACATTAGTAGTTGATGGTAAAAAATTTGCGTTAAGATTAATACCATCAGGAGTATTAAATCCAAATACAATAAATGTAATAGGTAACGGTATAGTATTTGACCCACAAGGATTTTTAGAAGAAATAGAAATGCTTAAAAAAGATAATATAGATACAAGTAATATAAAAATAAGTGATAGAGCTCATATTGTTTTTCCATATCATAAAGAATTAGATGCTTTAGCAGAAGAAGCTAGAGGAGATAATAAGATAGGTACAACTAAAAAAGGTATAGGACCTTGTTATATGGATAAAACTGAGAGATCAGGGATAAGAATATGTGATTTAATGGATAAAGATGTATTTGCTAAAAAATTAAAATCACAAGTAGATGCTAAAAATAAATTAGTTCAAGGTGTATATGGAAAAGAAGCTATGTTTGACTTTGAAACTATATACAATGAGTACTTAGGATATGCTGATCAAATAAGAGATAATGTTGCAGATACTTCAGTAATAGTTTATGATGCAATAAAAGCTGGTAAAAAAGTATTATTTGAAGGTGCTCAAGGAACATTACTTGACTTAGATTTAGGAACTTATCCATTTGTTACTTCATCTCATCCAATATCAGGAGGATTTGCAGTAGGTGCAGGTGTAGGACCAAACATGATAAAAGATGTTGTTGGTATAGTTAAAGCTTACACAACTAGAGTTGGAGAAGGTCCATTTGTAACTGAGTTAGATAATGAAGTTGGAGAAGAAATAAGAGTTAAAGGCCGTGAATTCGGAACAGTAACAGGAAGAGCTAGAAGATGTGGATGGTTTGATGCAGTTATAGTTAGATATGCAGCAAGAGTAAACGGATTAACTAGTATATCATTAATGTTATTAGATGTTTTAACTGGATTTGATAAGATACAAGTATGTACAGCATACAAAATGGGAGATAAAATAATAAAAGATTTCCCTGCATCTTTAGAAGATTTAGCTAAATGCGAACCTATATATGAAGAACTAGAAGGATGGTCTGAAGATATAACTACTGTAGAAAGATTCGAAGATCTTCCTGAAAATGCTAAAAAATATGTAGCTAAAATAGAAGAATTAGTAGGTGTAAATGTTGATATGGTTTCTGTAGGACCAAACAGAGCACAAACTATAGTTAGAAAAAATATATTCTAA